TGTAAGAATTGAATATGGAAAAAATGTCAATAAAAACAATTTTTCATTAATTTTAAGTCGTTCTCATTATTATAAAATGTTTTTAATTTATTTACCTTTTCCTGTAGGAAAAAACTCAAAAATGCTTCCTACTAAAGTTTCTTCAGATGCATACACTTACACTTATGAATACGAATTCGATAAGGAAGGCTATGTTACCAAAATCACTGAAAATTACGAAAATACTCGGAATAAAGAAAAATACGTAACTACAATCGAAATCAATTACTAAATAAAATATCAAAATAGAGAAAAGGTTATCAATTCAGAAAGAATGATAACCTTTTTTCTTTTAGCTTTTTTTAAAATAAAATTGTTTTTAAAACAATATTTTAGATTCCAATGACTAAAATTTAGATTCCATAATCAATATTTTAAATTCTGATGACTATTTTTTAGATTCAGAAAGCAATAATTTAGATTCCGAAAACAATATTTTTGATTCCAGAAGCAATATTTTAGATTCTGATGACTATATTTTAGCTTCCGATGACTATTTTTTAGTTTCCGAAGACAATATTTTTGATTCCAGAAGCAATATTTTTGATTCCAAAAGCAATATTTTTGATTCCAAAAGCAATATTTTAGGTTCTGATGACAATATTTTAGCTTCTATAATCAATAATTTAGGTTATGATGACTAAATTTTAGCTTCTGATGACTATTTTTTAGCTTCTGATGACTAAATTTTAGGTTCCAGAACCTATTTTTTAGCTTCTTTAAATTCTTTTTTTGCTTTTTTCGACTTTCTTCCAGTGTATAAAAAAAACTCCGAACACAAAATATGCATTCGGAGTTGTTTATTGTAATTCTTTTTAGTTTCTGAAAGCGTTTATTTTCTTTCGTACATCGTTTTGCGAAGCTCTTGAATGTTTTTATCGTCCATATACTCGTCAAAAGTCATATAACGGTCGATAACTCCGTTGGGAGTAAGCTCAATAATTCGGTTTGCAACGGTTTGAGCAAATTCGTGGTCGTGTGTGGTAAACAAAACATTCCCTTTAAAATTCTTCAACGAATTGTTGAAAGCCGTGATACTCTCCAAATCCAAATGGTTCGTTGGTTCATTAAGCATCAGTACGTTAGCACGAAGCATCATCATACGGCTAAGCATACAACGTACCTTTTCTCCTCCCGATAACACCGATGATTTTTTCAAGGCTTCCTCACCGCTGAACAACATTTTGCCCAAAAATCCACGTATGTACACTTCCTCGCGTTCCTCTTCCGTTTTTGCCCACTGACGAAGCCAATCTACCAGCGAGTAATCGTTATTGAAATATTCCGAATTGTCCACAGGAAGATACGATTGCGATGTGGTTACTCCCCATTGGAATTTTCCGCTATCGGGTTGTTGTTTTTCATTCAGAATTTGATAAAAAGCCGTTGTAGCTCGTGAATCTTTTGAAATGACAGCCACTTTATCGTCTTTTGCCAAGTTAATATCCACATTTTGAAACAAAATTTCGCCATCGATAGAAGCTGAAAGGTTTTCCACGTGCAAAATTTGGTCACCTGCTTCTCGTTCTTTGTCAAAAATAATAGCAGGATAACGACGTGATGAAGGTCGGATTTCTTCAATATTCAATTTTTCCAACATCTTTTTACGAGAAGTTGCCTGTTTTGATTTTGCCACATTGGCACTAAAACGAGCAATAAATTCTTGCAACTCTTTGGCTTTTTCCTCTGCCTTTTTGTTTTGTTGTGCACGTTGACGAGCAGCTAATTGGCTACTTTCGTACCAGAAAGTATAGTTTCCGGAATAGTGGTTAATCTTTCCGAAATCAATGTCAGAAATGTGGGTACACACAGCATCTAAAAAGTGACGGTCGTGCGAAACGACAATTACCGTGTTATCGTAATTTGCCAAGAAGTTTTCC
This genomic window from Capnocytophaga canimorsus contains:
- a CDS encoding ABC-F family ATP-binding cassette domain-containing protein gives rise to the protein MLTVSNLSVQFGKRVLFDEVNVTFTQGNCYGIIGANGAGKSTFLKILSGKIEPTSGRVILEPGKRMSVLEQDHYAYDEFTVLETVIMGNKVLSAIKKEMDELYADYSDENADRIGELQLQFDEMNGWNAESDAAALLSNLGISEDMHYTLMGEMDGKLKVRVLLAQALFGNPDVLIMDEPTNDLDFETIGWLENFLANYDNTVIVVSHDRHFLDAVCTHISDIDFGKINHYSGNYTFWYESSQLAARQRAQQNKKAEEKAKELQEFIARFSANVAKSKQATSRKKMLEKLNIEEIRPSSRRYPAIIFDKEREAGDQILHVENLSASIDGEILFQNVDINLAKDDKVAVISKDSRATTAFYQILNEKQQPDSGKFQWGVTTSQSYLPVDNSEYFNNDYSLVDWLRQWAKTEEEREEVYIRGFLGKMLFSGEEALKKSSVLSGGEKVRCMLSRMMMLRANVLMLNEPTNHLDLESITAFNNSLKNFKGNVLFTTHDHEFAQTVANRIIELTPNGVIDRYMTFDEYMDDKNIQELRKTMYERK